From Macaca mulatta isolate MMU2019108-1 chromosome 1, T2T-MMU8v2.0, whole genome shotgun sequence, the proteins below share one genomic window:
- the FMOD gene encoding fibromodulin isoform X1 has product MQWTSLLLLAGLFSLSQAQYDDDPHWWFHYLRSQQSTYYDPYDPYPYETYEPYPYGVDEGPAYTYGSPSPPDPRDCPQECDCPPNFPTAMYCDNRNLKYLPFVPSRMKYVYFQNNQITSIQEGVFDNATGLLWIALHGNQITSDKVGKKVFSKLRHLERLYLDHNNLTRMPGPLPRSLRELHLDHNQISRVPNNALEGLENLTALYLHHNEIQEVGSSMRGLRSLILLDLSYNHLRRVPDGLPSALEQLYMEHNNVYTVPDSYFRGAPKLLYVRLSHNSLTNNGLASNTFNSSSLLELDLSYNQLQKIPPVNTNLENLYLQGNRINEFSISSFCTVVDVVNFSKLQVLRLDGNEIKRSAMPADAPLCLRLASLIEI; this is encoded by the exons ATGCAGTGGACCTCCCTCCTGCTGCTGGCAGGgctcttctccctctcccaggCCCAGTATGATGATGACCCTCATTGGTGGTTCCACTACCTCCGCAGCCAGCAGTCCACCTACTACGATCCCTATGACCCTTACCCATATGAGACCTACGAGCCTTACCCCTATGGGGTGGACGAAGGGCCAGCATACACCTATGGCTCTCCATCCCCTCCAGATCCCCGCGACTGCCCCCAGGAGTGCGACTGCCCACCCAACTTCCCCACAGCCATGTACTGTGACAATCGCAACCTCAAGTATCTGCCCTTCGTTCCCTCCCGCATGAAGTATGTGTACTTCCAGAACAACCAGATCACCTCCATCCAGGAAGGTGTCTTTGACAATGCCACAGGGCTGCTCTGGATTGCTCTCCATGGCAACCAGATCACCAGTGATAAGGTGGGCAAGAAGGTCTTCTCCAAGCTGAGGCACCTGGAGAGGCTGTACCTGGACCACAACAACCTGACCCGGATGCCTGGTCCCCTGCCTCGATCCCTGAGAGAGCTCCATCTCGACCATAACCAGATCTCACGGGTCCCTAACAATGCTCTGGAGGGGCTGGAGAACCTCACAGCCTTGTACCTCCACCACAATGAGATCCAGGAAGTGGGCAGTTCCATGAGGGGCCTCCGGTCACTAATCTTGCTGGACCTGAGTTATAACCACCTTCGGAGGGTGCCTGATGGGCTGCCCTCAGCTCTTGAGCAGCTGTACATGGAGCACAACAACGTCTACACCGTCCCCGATAGCTACTTCCGGGGGGCGCCCAAGCTGCTGTATGTGCGGCTGTCCCACAACAGTCTAACCAACAATGGCCTGGCCTCCAACACCTTCAATTCCAGCAGCCTCCTTGAGCTAGACCTCTCCTACAACCAGCTGCAGAAGATTCCCCCAGTCAACACCAACCTGGAGAACCTCTACCTCCAAGGCAATAGGATCAATG AGTTCTCCATCAGCAGCTTCTGCACCGTGGTGGACGTCGTGAACTTCTCCAAGCTGCAGGTGCTGCGCCTGGACGGGAACGAGATCAAGCGCAGCGCCATGCCTGCCGACGCGCCCCTCTGCCTGCGCCTCGCCAGCCTCATCGAGATCTGA